One part of the Candidatus Methylomirabilota bacterium genome encodes these proteins:
- a CDS encoding ABC transporter permease has product YLREAPWICLLPGAAISVTVLGLNLLGDGLRDVLDPRMRVEGG; this is encoded by the coding sequence TTATCTGCGGGAGGCCCCCTGGATTTGTCTGCTGCCCGGGGCGGCGATCTCCGTGACGGTCCTCGGGCTGAACCTGCTCGGCGACGGGCTGCGCGACGTGCTGGATCCCCGGATGCGGGTGGAGGGCGGCTGA